Proteins from a genomic interval of Bos mutus isolate GX-2022 chromosome 26, NWIPB_WYAK_1.1, whole genome shotgun sequence:
- the LOC102287608 gene encoding small ribosomal subunit protein uS8-like produces the protein MVRMNVLADTLKSINNAEKRGKRQVLITPCSKVIVRFLTVMKHGYIGEFEITDDHRAGKTVVNLTGRLNKCGVISPRFDVQLKDLEKWWKNLLPSRQFGFIVLTTSAGLMEHEEARQKHTGGKILGFFF, from the coding sequence ATGGTGCGCATGAATGTCCTGGCTGACACGCTCAAGAGTATCAACAATGCCGAGAAGAGAGGCAAACGCCAGGTCCTTATTACGCCGTGCTCCAAAGTCATCGTCAGGTTTCTAACAGTGATGAAGCATGGTTACATTGGCGAATTTGAAATCACTGATGACCACAGGGCTGGGAAAACTGTTGTGAACCTCACAGGCAGGCTAAATAAGTGTGGAGTGATCAGCCCCAGATTTGATGTGCAACTcaaagatctagaaaaatggtggaAGAACCTGCTCCCATCCCGTCAGTTTGGTTTCATTGTACTGACAACCTCAGCTGGCCTCATGGAACATGAAGAAGCAAGACAAAAACATACAGGAGGGAAAATCCTTGGATTCTTTTTCTAG